In Sciurus carolinensis chromosome 17, mSciCar1.2, whole genome shotgun sequence, one genomic interval encodes:
- the Asb14 gene encoding ankyrin repeat and SOCS box protein 14 isoform X3, whose product MKTQTMTLTPSSSFSKVYRIFTSQKQHNMLLMRGANAHGQASDSSSILLEAARGGNPDSVTLLLEYGADANIPKNSGHLPIHVAADRGHLLALKMLIPVTDLAAIKRSGISPVHCAAAGAHPQCLELLIQAGFDVNFMLDQKIRKHYDDQRKSALYFAVSNGDLSSVKLLLGAGALPNQDPVNCLQIALRMGNYELISLLLRHGANVNYFCRVNPLHFPSALQYTLKDEVMLRMLLNYGYDTERCFDCPHGDKIHPSYTFEGWTSTVIKDTMFCEVITLSWLQHLSGKVVRVMLDYVDQVQICSKLKAVLQKQGLWSEIHFILTNPRSLKHLCRLKIRKCMGRLHLRCPVFMSFLPLPNRLKAYILYREYDLYGQGIFTGTW is encoded by the exons GTGCTAATGCTCATGGTCAGGCCTCTGATTCCTCTTCCATCTTACTTGAAGCTGCTAGAGGAGGAAATCCAGACTCCGTGACTCTCTTGCTAGAATATGGAGCTGATGCCAACATCCCTAAGAATTCAGGCCACCTGCCCATTCATGTGGCAGCTGACAGAGGACACTTATT AGCTCTAAAGATGTTGATTCCAGTTACGGACCTTGCTGCCATTAAGCGGAGTGGGATCAGTCCAGTTCATTGTGCAGCGGCAGGAGCACACCCTCAGTGCCTGGAACTTCTCATCCAGGCTGGATTTGATGTGAATTTCATGCTAGATCAGAAAATTCGTAAACACTATGATGACCAAAGGAAATCAGCTTTATATTTTGCTGTATCAAATGGTGACCTCTCTTCAGTTAAGCTGCTTCTGGGTGCTGGAGCTCTGCCTAATCAAGACCCAGTTAACTGCCTGCAGATAGCCCTTAGGATGGGTAACTATGAGCTGATAAGTCTACTGCTAAGACATGGTGCCAACGTCAATTACTTCTGCAGAGTCAACCCTTTGCATTTTCCATCAGCACTGCAGTACACACTGAAAGATGAAGTCATGCTTAGGATGCTGTTGAATTATGGATATGATACAGAACGATGTTTTGATTGTCCTCATGGGGACAAAATTCATCCTTCCTATACTTTTGAAGGCTGGACATCTACAGTTATTAAAGATACTAtg TTCTGTGAAGTAATAACTTTGTCATGGCTGCAGCATCTCTCTGGAAAGGTTGTTCGAGTGATGCTTGATTATGTTGATCAAGTTCAAATCTGTTCAAAGTTGAAAGCTGTGCTCCAAAAACAGGGGCTCTGGtcagaaatacattttatctTGA CAAACCCTCGCTCCCTAAAACATTTGTGCCGCCTAAAGATTCGCAAGTGTATGGGGCGCTTGCATTTACGCTGCCCAGTCTTCATGTCATTTCTTCCATTGCCCAATCGTCTAAAAGCGTACATCCTTTACAGAGAATATGACCTTTATGGACAAGGAATTTTTACTGGAACCTGGTAA
- the Appl1 gene encoding DCC-interacting protein 13-alpha: MPGIDKLPIEETLEDSPQTRSLLGVFEEDATAISNYMNQLYQAMHRIYDAQNELSAATHLTSKLLKEYEKQRFPLGGDDEVMSSTLQQFSKVIDELSSCHAVLSTQLADAMMFPITQFKERDLKEILTLKEVFQIASNDHDAAINRYSRLSKKRENDKVKYEVTEDVYTSRKKQHQTMMHYFCALNTLQYKKKIALLEPLLGYMQAQISFFKMGSENLNEQLEEFLANIGTSVQNVRREMDSDVETMQQTIEDLEVASDPLYVPDPDPTKFPVNRNLTRKAGYLNARNKTGLVSSTWDRQFYFTQGGNLMSQARGDVAGGLAMDIDNCSVMAVDCEDRRYCFQITSFDGKKSSILQAESKKDHEEWICTINNISKQIYLSENPEETAARVNQSALEAVTPSPSFQQRHESLRPVGQSRPPTARTSSSGSLGSESTNLAALSLDSLVAPDTPIQFDIISPVCEDQPGQAKTSGQGGRRTNPFGESGGSTKSETEDSILHQLFIVRFLGSMEVKSDDHPDVVYETMRQILAARAIHNIFRMTESHLLVTCDCLKLIDPQTQVTRLTFPLPCVVLYATHQENKRLFGFVLRTSGGRSESNLSSVCYIFESNNEGEKICDSVGLAKQIALHAELDRRASEKQKEIERVKEKQQKELNKQKQIEKDLEEQSRLIAASSRTNQASSEGQFVVLSSSQSEESDLGEEGKKRESEA; this comes from the exons ATGCCGGGGATCGACAAGCTGCCCATCGAGGAGACGCTGGAGGACAGCCCGCAG acAAGGTCTTTACTGGGTGTATTTGAAGAAGATGCTACAGCTATTTCCAACTATATGAACCAGTTGTATCAAGCTATGCATCGGATTTATGATGCACAG AATGAATTAAGTGCAGCAACACACCTGACTTcgaaacttttaaaagaatatgaaaaacag CGTTTTCCATTGGGGGGTGATGATGAAGTTATGAGCTCTACTTTACAACAGTTTTCAAAAGTTATAGATGAG CTTAGTTCTTGTCATGCGGTACTCTCAACTCAACTTGCTGATGCCATGATGTTCCCCATTACCCAGTTTAAAGAAAGAGATCTGAAAG AAATACTAACATTAAAAGAAGTGTTTCAGATCGCTAGTAATG ATCATGATGCTGCAATTAACAGATATAGCCGATTgtcaaaaaaaagagaaaatgacaag GTGAAATATGAAGTAACAGAAGATGTGTATACTTCCAGAAAAAAACAGCACCAGACCATGATGCATTACTTTTGTGCATTAAATACTCTTCAATACAAGAAGAAGATAGCATTGTTAGAACCTCTACTTGGATACATGCAAGCTCAG ATAAGTTTCTTTAAGATGGGTTCTGAAAATCTCAATGAACAGTTGGAAGAATTTTTAGCTAATATTGGAACAAGTGTACAGAA TGTTCGCAGGGAAATGGACAGTGATGTAGAGACCATGCAGcagacaatagaggatttggaaGTAGCCAGTGACCCTTTATACGTGCCTGACCCAGATCCCACAAAATTTCCTGTTAATCGAAATTTAACCCGAAAGGCTGGATACCTTAATGCtagaaa TAAAACAGGCTTGGTGTCATCTACCTGGGATAGACAGTTTTACTTCACACAAGGTGGGAACTTAATGAGTCAAGCCCGCGGAGATGTAGCAGGAGGCCTGGCCATGGACATAGACAACTGTTCAGTAATGGCTGTGGACTGTGAAGATAGGCGATACTGTTTTCAGATCACCTCTTTTGATGGGAAAAA atCTTCAATTTTGCAAGCAGAGAGTAAAAAAGACCATGAAGAG tggatttgtaCAATAAACAACATATCTAAACAAATATACTTAAGTGAAAATCCAgag gaaACGGCTGCACGAGTAAATCAGTCAGCTCTGGAAGCTGTcactccttccccttctttccaGCAGAGGCATGAGAGCCTGCGTCCAGTAGG ACAATCTCGACCACCAACAGCTCGAACTAGCAGTTCAGGATCTTTAGGATCTGAGTCCACAAATTTGGCTGCCCTTTCTCTAGATTCTCTTGTTGCTCCAGACACCCCAATACAGTTTGACATAATTTCTCCTGTGTGTGAAGATCAGCCTGGCCAGGCCAAAACCTCTGGCCAGGGAGGCAG GCGTACAAATCCATTTGGAGAATCTGGAGGAAGTACAAAATCAGAAACTGAAG ATTCTATTCTTCATCAGTTATTTATTGTCCGATTCCTTGGTTCTATGGAGGTGAAGTCAGATGATCATCCAGATGTTGTTTATGAAACGATGCGCCAAATCTTAGCTGCTCGGGCCATCCATAACATCTTTCGTATGACAGAATCACATTTATTAGTCACTTGTGATTGTTTAAA gTTAATTGACCCACAGACACAAGTTACAAGACTCACG TTTCCATTACCCTGTGTAGTTTTGTACGCTACACACCAGGAAAATAAGCGGCTTTTTGGATTTGTTCTCCGTACATCAGGAGGGAGAAGTGAAAGTAATCTGTCATCAGTATGCTATATATTTGAATCAAACAATGAAGGGGAAAAG attTGTGATTCTGTTGGACTGGCAAAACAGATAGCTTTGCATGCTGAACTG GATCGTAGggcatcagaaaaacaaaaagaaatagagagagtaaaagagaagCAACagaaagaactcaataaacaaaaacagatcGAAAAG GACTTGGAAGAACAGAGTCGGTTGATAGCTGCTTCTAGTAGAACAAACCAAGCCAGTAGTGAGGGGCAGTTTGTTGTTCTTAGCAGTAGCCAGTCAGAAGAGAGTGATttgggagaagaaggaaagaagagagaatcaGAAGCATAA